From the Acidithiobacillus sp. genome, the window CTGTGAGGCCGATCTGGTGCCCGATGCCAAAGCCATCATCGCGGCAGCCAAAGCCAAGGGCGGCGATGTGCCACTGCCCAGTGATGTCGTCGTCGCCAAGGCGTTTTCGGCTACGGCACCTGCCAGAACCTGTGGCGTGGACGATATCGCAGCGGACGACATGGTGCTGGATATCGGCCCCAATACCGCCAAGGCCTTGGGCGAAATCCTGCGTAAGGCAGGCACCATCGTCTGGAATGGCCCGGTAGGCGTGTTTGAGTTTGATGCCTTCGCCGGTGGCACGAAAGCCATTGCCCAGGCGGTAGCCGAAAGCAGCGCCTTCTCCATTGCCGGGGGTGGCGACACCATTGCGGCGATTAACCAGTTTCACATCGAAGATAAGGTTTCTTATATCAGTACGGGTGGCGGCGCCTTCCTGGAATTCCTCGAAGGCAAGACCCTGCCCGCCGTAGCCATGCTGGAAGCACGTGCGAGAGGTACACACACTTGATACGCCGGACGAAAATCGTCGCAACCCTGGGCCCTGCCAGCTCTGATGTGCAGGTCATCGATCGCCTGATCGAGGCGGGTGTCGATGTCGTCCGCCTCAATTTTTCCCACGGCGCGCCCGAAGATCACGTCAAGCGTGCCGAGATGGTCCGGGAAAGGGCGCGCGCCCATGGCCGCGCTATCGGTGTGTTGGCCGATTTGCAGGGACCCAAAATTCGCATCGGTAAATTTGCCGAAGGCAAGATCCACCTCAAGGAAGGCGAACCTTTTATCCTCGATACGACCTGCGCCCTCGGCGATCAGACGCGGGTTGGCGTGACCTACCCGCAACTAGTCGGCGATGTGGAGCGGGGCGCAACCCTGCTGCTCAATGACGGCATGATCGTGCTCTGGGTAGAAAAAGTGCAAGGCCACGAGATCCACACCCGGGTGGTGCAGGGCGGCGAGCTCTCCAACAGCAAGGGCATCAACCGCGCCGGTGGCGGTCTGACCGCACCGGCGCTGACGGACAAGGACCGGGCCGACATCATCACCGCGGCGCGCCTGGAGGCCGACTATCTGGCCGTCTCCTTTCCGCGCAGCGCCGCCGACATGGAAGAAGCCCGCCGTCTCTTCCGCGAAGCGGGTGGTCATGGTGCCCTGGTCGCCAAAATCGAGCGGGCCGAGGCGGTAGAAGCCATTGAAGAGATTCTCGCGGTCTCCGAGGCTATCATGGTGGCACGCGGCGATCTCGGGGTGGAGATCGGCGATGCGGCGGTGCCACCAGTGCAGAAACGGATTATCGCTCTGGCGCAGAAGTACAACCGCCTGACGATTACGGCGACACAGATGATGGAGTCCATGATCCATCAGCCGATTCCGACCCGCGCCGAAGTTTCCGACGTCGCCAATGCCGTCCTCGACGGTACCGATGCCGTGATGCTGTCGGCGGAAACCGCCAGTGGAGCCTTTCCGGTGGAGGCCGTCGCCGCTATGGACCGCACCTGTCGGGAGGCCGAACGGCAGGCGCCGGTCAACAACACCCTGCAAATCATCGACCGGCCCCTGGAGCGGATGGACGAAACCATCGCGGCAGCGGCCATTCTGGCCACCATGCGCTCACCCATTGTGGCCATCGCGGCGTTTACCGAGAGCGGTTCTACCGCCTTATGGTTGTCCCGTGCCAACCCTCGGGTGCCCATCTATGCGCTGACACCACAGGTTTATACGCGGCGCAAGGTGACTTTGTATCGCGGAGTCCACCCGGTCAACTTCCCGCAGAGTCGCCATGATGATCCCGTGCAGGTGATGCGGGCGGCAGAGGACGAACTGCGGCGGCGGGGTGCGGTCCGCGATGGTGATCTGATTCTCATCACCATTGGCGAACCTATGGGCGCCCCCGGTGGTACCAACACCCTCAAGCTGGTGCGTGTAGGTGATGTCACGCACAGAGGCTGAGTTGGTTCGCTTTGGGATGTCTATCGGGGTCCGCTTGCAGTTTGTGGGACCCCTCTATACGATTGCTCAAGACTCAATCAATTTTCATTCACGTTTAGGAGAAGTGTTATGGCCCTAGTTTCCTTGCGCCAGTTATTGGACCACGCCGCAGAGCACAGTTACGGAATCCCCGCTTTCAACGTCAACAACCTGGAACAGGTGCGCGCGATCATGGAAGCAGCGGCTGCCGTCGACGCGCCGGTCATCCTTCAGGCTTCCGCTGGCGCCCGAAAATATGCGGGCGAACCCTTTCTGCGCCACTTGATTCTGGCCGCCATCGAAGAATATCCGGACATCCCGGTTGTCCTGCATCAGG encodes:
- the pyk gene encoding pyruvate kinase is translated as MIRRTKIVATLGPASSDVQVIDRLIEAGVDVVRLNFSHGAPEDHVKRAEMVRERARAHGRAIGVLADLQGPKIRIGKFAEGKIHLKEGEPFILDTTCALGDQTRVGVTYPQLVGDVERGATLLLNDGMIVLWVEKVQGHEIHTRVVQGGELSNSKGINRAGGGLTAPALTDKDRADIITAARLEADYLAVSFPRSAADMEEARRLFREAGGHGALVAKIERAEAVEAIEEILAVSEAIMVARGDLGVEIGDAAVPPVQKRIIALAQKYNRLTITATQMMESMIHQPIPTRAEVSDVANAVLDGTDAVMLSAETASGAFPVEAVAAMDRTCREAERQAPVNNTLQIIDRPLERMDETIAAAAILATMRSPIVAIAAFTESGSTALWLSRANPRVPIYALTPQVYTRRKVTLYRGVHPVNFPQSRHDDPVQVMRAAEDELRRRGAVRDGDLILITIGEPMGAPGGTNTLKLVRVGDVTHRG